Proteins from a genomic interval of uncultured Desulfuromusa sp.:
- a CDS encoding DUF3300 domain-containing protein — MKARVFNQRVKQLIFFSFFCCCFVLPSSVFAADTMGQVAGDSYSQQELTQMLAPIALYPDALLSQILMASTYPIEVIEADRWVKVNSHLEGDALDEALYEKNWDPSVQALCHFPSTLARMSEQISETTDLGNAFLAQEADVMTTVQHLREKAYAEGNLYTNKQQKVVVGTESIIIESVYPHMIYVPYYDPYYVYGSWWYPGYLPYYWGPSSVHLGVGISFYPGIRLNFAFGSWSYFDWPRHRIYVNVHKRPRFVRKERVISTHTWRHVPSHRRGVAYRDKRTAQRYGQSPHRSLESRRGTSYYTIDKRGIVIRSKRYDNTIHTPRKQPQMKPSNPRVFKQQQQHRSTDQGQRIHQGTQPQRSISNKKQPSQKRQIQSPPQTRTPEKERIDGLKRMINRNEERQTGSSRYGNGGRRNDPGR; from the coding sequence ATGAAAGCAAGAGTCTTTAATCAAAGAGTTAAGCAGCTCATATTTTTTTCTTTCTTCTGCTGCTGTTTTGTTCTCCCCTCTTCCGTTTTTGCTGCAGACACCATGGGGCAAGTCGCTGGTGATTCGTATAGCCAACAGGAACTGACCCAGATGCTTGCACCTATTGCTCTTTACCCTGATGCTTTGCTATCGCAGATTTTGATGGCCTCGACTTACCCCATCGAAGTTATTGAGGCTGATCGCTGGGTGAAAGTGAATTCTCATCTGGAGGGAGATGCCCTGGATGAAGCTCTTTATGAAAAGAATTGGGACCCCAGTGTTCAGGCGTTATGCCATTTCCCATCCACTCTGGCGCGAATGAGTGAACAGATTTCAGAAACCACAGATTTGGGGAATGCTTTTCTCGCTCAGGAAGCCGATGTCATGACCACGGTACAGCATTTACGTGAAAAGGCATATGCCGAGGGGAATCTTTACACCAATAAACAACAGAAGGTGGTTGTTGGAACAGAGTCCATCATTATAGAATCTGTTTATCCACACATGATTTATGTTCCTTACTATGATCCGTACTATGTCTATGGTTCCTGGTGGTATCCTGGATATCTTCCCTATTATTGGGGGCCATCTTCAGTTCACCTGGGGGTTGGTATATCCTTTTATCCGGGAATCCGGCTAAATTTTGCTTTTGGCAGTTGGAGCTACTTTGACTGGCCTCGTCATCGCATTTATGTCAATGTTCACAAAAGACCCCGGTTTGTCCGTAAGGAGCGAGTCATTTCTACGCATACCTGGCGACATGTCCCCAGTCATCGGCGTGGTGTCGCTTATCGCGATAAGCGGACCGCTCAAAGATATGGGCAATCTCCACACCGTTCTTTGGAGTCGCGCCGGGGAACCAGTTATTATACTATTGATAAGCGAGGCATTGTTATCCGGTCAAAGCGATATGACAACACCATTCACACCCCTCGGAAGCAACCTCAAATGAAACCTTCCAACCCCCGGGTGTTCAAACAGCAACAGCAACATCGCAGTACCGATCAAGGGCAGCGTATTCATCAAGGGACTCAACCCCAAAGATCAATCTCTAATAAAAAACAGCCTTCCCAAAAGCGTCAAATTCAATCCCCTCCACAAACACGAACCCCTGAAAAAGAACGAATAGATGGGTTAAAGCGGATGATCAACAGGAATGAGGAACGGCAGACCGGATCAAGTAGATACGGGAATGGGGGCCGCAGGAACGATCCGGGAAGATAG